From a single Diachasmimorpha longicaudata isolate KC_UGA_2023 chromosome 15, iyDiaLong2, whole genome shotgun sequence genomic region:
- the LOC135169826 gene encoding uncharacterized protein LOC135169826 isoform X2, with amino-acid sequence MAQNLGEANKGRRVSQPEIEIDDTPDKSTIFNADNRIVNLSILGEELQCTSCETILSLNDIVKETIRGLGSILSVRCKHCLYVKTIHTSRLVKHSEGGKQDTFEINYRIATGCIHAGIENQGLNKLLASAGIPTMHYNTYKDYENRVGPVVEMIAKESCDKAVKIERELTIKNVEDIEKMVPLGHRENFIIPDRRLLSDKELGKETNTSQEATGNEKKKGEDVGASQAFTEFRSDESSPRVDNISSRQPKKLSARSKGSLLPVASAMRNFTVRLMLSFDCAWSKRGNGKDSDSLNSYAALIGTQSGLIVDYATANRVCRKCQQGHPKDDHECHQHFSGSAKAIEAHLALKLATESKILKNNDVQLGIFCSDEDSTAIAGVRGALAKSHYVVKLSDRNHLREGVRNLLYSIPKARDPDGEINKHVIDYLERGFSYAMAQNAGDEKGLASALRAIPLHAFNNHSQCSDWCGYKNNPEEYSHPTIGEGIHSPVLFAAIDEIFEGLAKNAGKYAHAVSSQANESLNASITRKAPKNLTYSLTRSMDFRVGAAVAEKNEGESYLLQVFEKMDLTIDENLRQHVQRVEGRASQIADRASTVEFKGNRLELKKNRAALRHRNEGSEGLTYQSQMGLISTPVINEQPMPNNETVADLANDEFQVVFFDLETSGFSANCDILQIAAGTGSTSFEIYIKPSKPIDRKATEKNHLANVSGDLYMNGILVEAVSIRCALTELLSYLQKFNKKCILVAHNLSFDGPRLLRSIEKASLLNEFHSVVAGLACSLKAYKHKMNIQKRKEGNLKLENLARAHVKHVDTKSIHNASYDVYLLRRFVCNVFSLEDIVSELIPMTDAVTKYQRNNHVRNIIETLSVFPETIIPKTLKKKMGEANISFAELQSAFNEAGIIGIVTLLDMKIKYKPRNFNLHEIYQGIADYLKKGHK; translated from the exons ATGGCACAAAATCTGGGTGAAGCGAATAAGGGGAGGAGAGTTTCCCAGCCCGAGATTGAGATCGATGATACTCCGGACAAATCTACAATCTTTAATGCTGATAATCGAATTGTGAATCTCAGTATTTTGGGTGAAGAACTTCAGTGTACCTCATGTGAAACGATTTTATCGTTGAATGACATTGTCAAAGAAACAATCCGTGGACTGGGCTCAATACTGTCAGTGAGATGTAAACATTGTCTCTATGTCAAAACGATACATACGAGTAGACTCGTGAAACATTCAGAAGGTGGAAAACAAGATACGTTCGAGATTAATTATCGAATTGCCACAG GGTGTATCCACGCGGGAATTGAAAATCAAGGATTGAATAAACTATTAGCAAGTGCAGGTATACCTACGATGCATTATAATACCTACAAAGACTATGAAAACAGAGTTGGACCTGTGGTGGAAATGATTGCTAAGGAGAGCTGTGACAAAGCAGTGAAAATTGAACGGGAACTCACGATTAAAAATGTGGAAGACATAGAGAAGATGGT GCCTCTAGGACATcgagaaaatttcataattccaGACAGAAGATTGCTATCAGATAAAGAGCTAGGTAAAGAGACTAATACAAGTCAAGAGGCCACaggtaatgaaaaaaagaaag GGGAGGACGTAGGTGCATCACAAGCTTTTACTGAATTTCGATCGGATGAATCTTCCCCTAGAGTTGACAATATATCTTCAAGACAACCCAAAAAACTCTCTGCTAGGTCGAAAGGGTCATTACTGCCTGTGGCGTCAGCAATGAGAAATTTTACAGTTCGATTGATGCTCTCCTTTGACTGTGCATGGTCGAAGAGGGGAAACGGGAAGGACTCTGACAGTCTCAATAGTTATGCTGCCTTAATCGGCACACAGAGTGGTCTCATTGTCGATTATGCTACGGCCAATAGGGTCTGTAGGAAGTGTCAACAGGGACATCCCAAGGACGACCATGAATGCCATCAACATTTCTCAGGAAGTGCAAAGGCAATTGAGGCACATCTAGCTTTAAAATTGGCAACGGAAAGCAAAATCCTGAAGAATAACGACGTACAGTTGGGTATTTTTTGTAGTGATGAGGATTCTACAGCAATAGCCGGGGTGAGAGGTGCATTGGCTAAATCTCATTATGTTGTAAAATTATCAGATAGGAATCATTTACGCGAGGGTGTCAGAAATCTTCTGTACTCCATTCCAAAAGCTAGAGATCCTGATGGGGAAATTAATAAACACGTTATCGATTATTTAGAAAGGGGTTTCTCGTATGCAATGGCTCAAAATGCAGGAGATGAGAAAGGCCTTGCAAGTGCGCTGAGGGCTATTCCGTTACATGCGTTTAATAATCACAGTCAATGCTCAGATTGGTGTGGATATAAGAACAACCCTGAAGAATATTCGCACCCTACAATTGGCGAGGGAATTCACAGTCCGGTTCTGTTTGCAGCAATTGATGAGATTTTTGAGGGACTCGCCAAAAATGCTGGGAAGTATGCTCATGCTGTATCAAGCCAGGCGAACGAGAGTTTAAATGCTTCGATAACTCGTAAAGCCCCGAAGAATCTGACCTATTCTTTGACTAGATCAATGGATTTTCGAGTAGGAGCGGCTGTTGCAGAGAAAAATGAGGGAGAGAGCTATTTGCTTCAAGTTTTCGAAAAGATGGACTTAACCATTGACGAAAATCTGCGTCAGCATGTTCAACGAGTGGAAGGGAGAGCATCCCAAATTGCTGATAGGGCTAGCACAGTGGaattcaaaggaaatcgtCTTGAATTGAAGAAGAACAGGGCTGCACTACGACATCGTAATGAAGGATCTGAAGGACTTACGTATCAATCTCAAATGGGACTGATTTCTACTCCAGTCATCAATGAGCAACCAATGCCAAATAATGAGACAGTTGCAGACCTTGCAAATGACGAATTCCAAGTCGTGTTTTTTGATCTAGAAACTTCAGGATTCAGTGCAAACTGTGATATTCTGCAGATCGCAGCAGGTACTGGATCAACATCATTTGAAATCTATATAAAGCCCTCCAAGCCGATTGATCGTAAAGCTacagagaaaaatcatttagcTAATGTCTCAGGAGACCTTTATATGAATGGAATTCTCGTAGAAGCTGTGAGTATTCGTTGTGCGTTGACTGAACTCCTCTCCTATCTCCAGAAATTCAACAAGAAATGCATATTAGTGGCACATAATCTCAGTTTTGATGGACCTCGACTCTTGAGATCCATTGAGAAAGCCTCACTTCTAAATGAATTTCACTCAGTTGTTGCTGGCTTGGCTTGCTCTTTGAAAGCATACAAACATAAAATGAACATTCAGAAGAGGAAGGAGGGTAATTTAAAACTCGAAAATCTAGCTCGTGCTCATGTGAAACATGTGGATACAAAAAGTATTCATAACGCTTCATATGATGTATATCTATTGAGACGTTTTGTTTGTAATGTTTTTTCACTAGAAGATATTGTCTCAGAGCTTATTCCAATGACTGATGCTGTTACAAAGTATCAGCGCAATAATCATGTGAGGAACATTATTGAGACGCTTTCAGTATTTCCCGAAACTATAATAccaaaaactttgaaaaaaaaaatgggtgaAGCTAATATAAGTTTTGCTGAATTGCAAAGCGCCTTTAATGAAGCTGGAATAATAGGAATTGTCACATTGCTGGATATGAAGATTAAATATAAGCCTCGTAATTTCAACCTCCACGAAATTTATCAGGGGATTGCAGATTATTTGAAGAAGGGCCATAAATAG